A window of the Streptomyces sp. NBC_00250 genome harbors these coding sequences:
- a CDS encoding saccharopine dehydrogenase family protein, with product MRVLLVGAGGVGTAVTRIAARRAFLTHMVVADYDPARAEAAVAALGERGGRFSALRLDASDQEAVERVLTEQNCDVLLNATDPRFVMPLFGAALEAGTHYVDMAMSLSAPHPERPHEECGVKLGDEQFALAGRWEESGRLALVGMGVEPGLSDVFARYAADELFDEIEEIGIRDGANLTVEGYDFAPSFSIWTTIEECLNPPVVYERDRGWFTTAPFSEPEVFDFPEGIGPVECVNVEHEEVLLVPRWVDARRVTFKYGLGDDFIAKLKTLHELGLDSTAEVTVPGKDGPVRVSPRDVVAACLPDPATLGERMTGKTCAGTWVKGTKDGAPRETYLYHVVDNQWSMREYGSQAVVWQTAVNPVVALELLATGAWAGQGVLGPEALPPRPFLDLLNAYGSPWGLRDQM from the coding sequence GTGCGAGTACTTCTCGTGGGCGCAGGCGGCGTCGGAACCGCTGTCACCCGCATCGCGGCCCGTAGGGCCTTCCTCACCCACATGGTGGTCGCCGACTACGACCCCGCCCGGGCCGAGGCCGCCGTCGCGGCCTTGGGCGAGCGCGGCGGACGCTTCAGCGCGCTGCGCCTGGACGCGTCCGACCAGGAGGCGGTCGAGCGGGTGCTCACCGAGCAGAACTGCGACGTGCTGCTCAACGCCACCGACCCGAGGTTCGTGATGCCCCTCTTCGGGGCCGCCCTGGAAGCGGGCACCCACTACGTGGACATGGCCATGTCCCTGTCGGCGCCCCACCCGGAGCGTCCTCACGAGGAGTGCGGTGTGAAGCTCGGCGACGAACAGTTCGCGCTGGCGGGCCGCTGGGAGGAGAGCGGCAGGCTGGCCCTGGTCGGGATGGGTGTCGAACCCGGCCTGTCCGATGTGTTCGCCCGCTACGCCGCCGACGAACTCTTCGACGAGATCGAGGAGATCGGCATCCGTGACGGCGCGAACCTGACCGTCGAGGGCTACGACTTCGCCCCGTCCTTCAGCATCTGGACGACCATCGAGGAGTGCCTCAACCCGCCCGTGGTCTACGAGCGGGACCGGGGCTGGTTCACCACCGCCCCGTTCAGCGAGCCCGAGGTCTTCGACTTCCCCGAGGGCATCGGACCGGTGGAGTGCGTGAACGTCGAGCACGAGGAGGTGCTGCTGGTCCCGCGCTGGGTGGACGCGCGCCGCGTCACCTTCAAGTACGGCCTCGGCGACGACTTCATCGCCAAGCTCAAGACGCTCCACGAGCTCGGCCTGGACTCCACCGCCGAAGTGACCGTGCCCGGCAAGGACGGGCCGGTACGCGTCTCCCCGCGCGACGTCGTCGCCGCCTGCCTCCCCGACCCCGCGACGCTCGGGGAGCGCATGACCGGCAAGACGTGCGCCGGCACCTGGGTGAAGGGCACCAAGGACGGCGCGCCGCGGGAGACGTACCTCTACCACGTGGTCGACAACCAGTGGTCCATGCGCGAGTACGGTTCCCAGGCCGTCGTCTGGCAGACGGCCGTCAACCCCGTCGTCGCCCTGGAGCTCCTGGCCACCGGCGCCTGGGCCGGGCAGGGCGTCCTCGGCCCGGAAGCCCTTCCGCCGCGCCCCTTCCTCGACCTGCTGAACGCGTACGGGTCTCCGTGGGGACTGCGCGACCAGATGTGA
- a CDS encoding UBP-type zinc finger domain-containing protein, with translation MTETDGIDGIDPGVPPSGAGCADCDAVGGWWFHLRRCAQCGHVGCCDSSPAQHATAHWKSTGHPLVQSFEPGEEWYWNYATDGLYDAGPALAPPGGHPADQPTPGPAGRVPQDWQQRLHR, from the coding sequence ATGACCGAGACCGACGGAATCGACGGAATCGACCCGGGCGTCCCGCCCAGCGGCGCGGGCTGCGCGGACTGCGACGCGGTGGGCGGCTGGTGGTTCCACCTGCGGCGCTGTGCCCAGTGCGGCCACGTCGGCTGCTGTGACTCCTCGCCGGCCCAGCACGCCACCGCGCACTGGAAGTCGACCGGGCATCCCCTGGTGCAGAGCTTCGAGCCCGGCGAAGAGTGGTACTGGAACTACGCCACCGACGGCCTGTACGACGCCGGCCCCGCGCTGGCGCCGCCGGGCGGCCACCCGGCCGACCAGCCCACCCCGGGCCCGGCAGGCCGTGTCCCGCAGGACTGGCAGCAGCGGCTGCACCGCTGA
- a CDS encoding ATP-binding protein yields MSGRVMPCDQHEIASLFLFEKLSPEQLGRLCAEGRVELFGPGPVYTEGDPAGCFYVMIEGTVVLYRRVGGDDVEVSRTSQRGVYAGAMQAYLGDRVPQTYNNSMRVTEPTRFFVLPAQSFADIMREWFPMAAHLLEGLFFGSKNTQRAIGQRERLLALGSLSAGLTHELNNPAAAAVRATAALRERVGKMRHKLSVIARGPYTREALAELIEIQERTAERVAKAPVLSPLEASDREDELADWLEDHGIPEGWRIAPTFVQAGLDTDWLEQVAATVADDVLPGAVGWLNYTVETEQLMDEIDDSTNRISHLVDAAKQYAQLDRAPHRDVDVHELLDSTLLMLSGKIGRRVRVVKDYDRSLPDVPAYPAELNQVWTNLIDNAVSAMGSTGGDGTLTVRTAREGDRLLVEFRDTGPGVPEDIRSRIFDPFFTTKPVGEGTGLGLDISWRIVVSKHHGSLQVESVPGDTRFQVLLPLTAPETETETEPEAETEARPETETAEEPA; encoded by the coding sequence ATGAGCGGTCGGGTCATGCCCTGCGACCAGCACGAGATCGCCTCGCTGTTCCTCTTCGAGAAGCTCTCGCCGGAGCAGCTCGGACGGCTGTGCGCCGAGGGGCGGGTGGAGTTGTTCGGGCCCGGCCCCGTCTACACCGAGGGCGACCCGGCCGGCTGCTTCTACGTGATGATCGAGGGCACCGTCGTCCTGTACCGCCGGGTCGGCGGCGACGACGTCGAGGTGAGCCGCACCTCGCAGCGCGGGGTGTACGCGGGTGCCATGCAGGCGTACCTGGGCGACCGGGTGCCGCAGACGTACAACAACTCCATGCGGGTGACCGAGCCCACCCGGTTCTTCGTGCTGCCCGCGCAGTCGTTCGCGGACATCATGCGGGAATGGTTCCCGATGGCGGCGCACCTGCTGGAAGGGCTCTTCTTCGGCTCCAAGAACACTCAGCGCGCCATCGGTCAGCGTGAACGGCTGCTCGCGCTCGGATCGTTGTCGGCCGGACTCACCCACGAGCTGAACAACCCGGCGGCGGCGGCCGTCCGGGCCACCGCCGCCCTGCGGGAGCGGGTCGGCAAGATGCGGCACAAACTGTCCGTCATCGCCCGGGGCCCCTACACCCGGGAGGCCCTCGCCGAGCTCATCGAGATCCAGGAGCGCACTGCCGAACGGGTCGCCAAGGCACCGGTGTTGAGCCCTCTGGAGGCGTCCGACCGGGAGGACGAACTCGCCGACTGGCTCGAGGACCACGGCATCCCGGAGGGCTGGCGGATCGCACCCACCTTCGTCCAGGCCGGTCTTGACACGGACTGGCTGGAGCAGGTGGCGGCGACCGTGGCCGATGACGTCCTGCCGGGAGCCGTCGGCTGGCTCAACTACACGGTCGAGACCGAGCAGTTGATGGACGAGATCGACGACTCCACCAACCGGATCTCCCATCTGGTGGACGCGGCCAAGCAGTACGCGCAGCTCGACCGTGCACCGCACCGCGACGTGGACGTGCACGAACTCCTCGACAGCACCCTGTTGATGCTGTCCGGCAAGATCGGTCGCCGGGTGCGTGTGGTCAAGGACTACGACCGTTCCCTTCCCGACGTGCCCGCCTATCCGGCGGAACTGAACCAGGTGTGGACCAACCTGATCGACAACGCGGTGTCCGCCATGGGGAGCACCGGCGGCGACGGCACCCTGACGGTCCGTACGGCCCGGGAGGGCGACCGGCTGCTCGTGGAGTTCCGCGACACCGGCCCCGGCGTTCCCGAGGACATCCGCAGTCGCATCTTCGACCCCTTCTTCACCACCAAGCCGGTCGGCGAAGGCACCGGTCTCGGCCTCGACATCTCCTGGCGGATCGTGGTCAGCAAGCACCACGGGAGCCTCCAGGTCGAGTCCGTCCCGGGTGACACCCGGTTCCAGGTGCTGCTGCCGCTGACCGCCCCGGAGACCGAGACGGAGACCGAGCCCGAAGCCGAGACAGAAGCACGGCCCGAGACCGAGACCGCCGAGGAGCCCGCATGA
- a CDS encoding FAD-dependent oxidoreductase: MAQATDAARTVILTVDDDPGVSRAIARDLRRHYGGGYRIVRAESGESALEALRELKLRGDLVAVILADYRMPQMNGIEFLEQALGVYPGARRVLLTAYADTNAAIDAINVVDLDHYLLKPWDPPEEKLYPVVDDLLTAWRSSDYRPVPATKVVGHRWSARSSYVREFLARNQVPYRWYSSDEPEGRRLLEAAGVDGHRLPLVITPDGTVLVEPDAPGLAAQVGLATTPAADFYDLVVIGGGPAGLGSAVYGASEGLRTVLVERSATGGQAGQSSRIENYLGFPDGVSGAQLTERARRQASRFGAEILTAREVTGLEVNGAARVVRFSDGSEVAAHSVILATGVSYRQLLAPGCADLTGRGVYYGSSLTEASSCEGQDVYIVGGANSAGQAAVHLARGAKSVTLLVRGESLTASMSYYLIQQIEDAPNITVRPRTVVEAAHGDEHLERLTLRDAGTGATEAVDAQWMFVFIGAAPLTDWLHGTVLRDEHGFILAGPDLTPDGRPPPEWALDRPPYHLETSIPGVFVAGDARAQSAKRVASAVGEGAMAVMLVHRYLEQS; encoded by the coding sequence ATGGCACAGGCCACCGACGCGGCACGGACCGTCATCCTGACGGTGGACGACGACCCGGGCGTGTCGCGCGCCATCGCCCGCGACCTGCGGCGCCACTACGGCGGCGGGTACCGGATCGTACGGGCCGAATCCGGCGAGTCCGCTCTTGAGGCGCTGCGCGAGCTGAAGCTGCGGGGCGACCTGGTGGCCGTGATCCTCGCCGACTACCGCATGCCGCAGATGAACGGCATCGAGTTCCTGGAGCAGGCCCTCGGCGTGTATCCGGGGGCGCGGCGCGTGCTGCTCACCGCGTACGCCGATACGAACGCGGCCATCGACGCGATCAACGTCGTCGACCTCGACCACTACCTGCTCAAGCCGTGGGACCCGCCGGAGGAGAAGCTCTACCCGGTCGTGGACGACCTCCTCACGGCCTGGCGCTCCAGCGACTACCGCCCGGTTCCCGCCACGAAGGTGGTCGGGCACCGCTGGTCGGCCCGCTCCTCGTACGTGCGCGAGTTCCTGGCCCGCAACCAGGTGCCCTACCGCTGGTACTCCTCCGACGAGCCGGAAGGGCGGCGGCTCCTCGAGGCGGCCGGGGTCGACGGCCATCGGCTGCCGCTGGTGATCACCCCGGACGGGACCGTACTGGTGGAGCCCGATGCCCCTGGGCTCGCCGCCCAGGTGGGTCTCGCGACGACACCGGCCGCCGATTTCTACGACCTCGTCGTCATCGGCGGCGGCCCGGCCGGGCTCGGCTCGGCGGTGTACGGGGCCTCCGAGGGACTGCGGACCGTGCTGGTCGAGCGCTCGGCGACCGGCGGGCAGGCCGGCCAGAGTTCCCGCATCGAGAACTACCTCGGCTTCCCGGACGGCGTGTCCGGCGCGCAGCTCACCGAACGCGCCCGCCGCCAGGCGAGCCGCTTCGGTGCCGAGATCCTCACCGCGCGCGAGGTCACGGGCCTCGAGGTGAACGGCGCGGCCCGCGTCGTACGGTTCTCGGACGGCTCGGAGGTCGCCGCGCACAGCGTGATCCTGGCGACCGGGGTGTCCTACCGGCAGCTCCTGGCGCCGGGCTGCGCCGACCTGACCGGCCGCGGCGTGTACTACGGCTCCTCCCTCACCGAGGCGTCCTCCTGCGAGGGCCAGGACGTGTACATCGTCGGGGGCGCGAACTCCGCCGGGCAGGCGGCCGTACACCTGGCTCGGGGTGCGAAGTCGGTGACGCTGTTGGTGCGCGGGGAGTCCCTGACGGCGTCGATGTCGTACTACCTGATCCAGCAGATCGAGGACGCGCCGAACATCACCGTGCGGCCCAGGACCGTCGTCGAGGCGGCGCACGGCGACGAACACCTGGAGCGGCTGACCCTGCGGGACGCCGGGACCGGCGCCACGGAAGCCGTCGACGCCCAGTGGATGTTCGTCTTCATCGGGGCGGCCCCGCTGACCGACTGGCTCCACGGGACGGTGCTGCGCGACGAGCACGGCTTCATCCTGGCCGGACCGGACCTCACGCCGGACGGGCGACCGCCGCCCGAATGGGCACTGGACCGGCCGCCGTACCACCTGGAGACCAGCATTCCCGGCGTGTTCGTGGCGGGCGACGCCCGCGCCCAGTCCGCGAAGCGCGTCGCCTCCGCCGTAGGAGAGGGAGCCATGGCCGTGATGCTCGTCCACCGATACCTGGAGCAGTCATGA
- a CDS encoding GMC family oxidoreductase produces the protein MTRYDVIVVGAGVAGSLVAHRLGRLGRRVLVLEAGTAGTAGMTGTADTADTASAASPADATGAAGPGHEGQPASDPPSAGFPFRPHPAAPWPDVSDLAGTEGIPGYRASGHLRQDGPLPYASGYVRANGGTGNVWTGLAPRMLPEDFDTETFGYGRRWPLTYDDLEPHYRAAEEELGVAADADEQREHVGLPFPDDYAFPMRALPAARLDRVLSARLDGRRVKDPVARREVELRVVGTPHARNGVPDPRYDAGRGYVPRGRDGRPDPDSRCAGSASCIPHCPSYAKYTPLKTQGRWSATVTLRDRSVVSRVLVDAGGRATGVEYRSYDGRASVAHADVVVLAAHAVENARLLLLSGLADRSGQVGRNLMDHPVLLTWGLLPEDAGPYRGPGSVSGFEGFRAGPARRLRAPFRVEFGTWGWIWAKGPVDTDVHHFLTERGLIGAELRRAVGDRIRRQFTLQFEMEQSADPANRVTLHPHERDALGLPRPLVTYDLDEHVREGMVAARAVSDQIFELLGAEDHTDYAPVAAWPGRFEHGGRTYGYRGAGHAAGTHIMGDSPATSVVDGRQRCWDHPGLYAVGCGSMPSVATSNPTLTMAALALRSAEHIEADLASRDRPVSLDPPPPPSVTSETSPTSRGASA, from the coding sequence GTGACGCGATACGACGTCATCGTCGTGGGCGCCGGCGTCGCGGGCTCGCTCGTCGCCCACCGGCTCGGCCGGCTCGGCCGACGGGTCCTGGTCCTTGAGGCGGGCACAGCGGGCACGGCGGGTATGACAGGTACGGCAGATACGGCAGATACGGCGAGCGCCGCAAGCCCTGCAGACGCCACAGGCGCGGCGGGCCCCGGCCACGAAGGGCAACCGGCCTCCGACCCGCCCAGCGCCGGCTTCCCCTTCCGGCCCCATCCGGCAGCCCCCTGGCCCGACGTGTCGGATCTCGCCGGCACGGAAGGGATCCCCGGGTACCGGGCGTCCGGTCACCTCCGGCAGGACGGTCCGCTCCCGTACGCCAGCGGATACGTCCGCGCCAACGGCGGCACCGGCAACGTCTGGACCGGCCTCGCGCCCCGGATGCTCCCGGAGGACTTCGACACCGAGACCTTCGGGTACGGGCGGCGGTGGCCGCTCACGTACGACGATCTCGAACCCCACTACCGGGCCGCCGAGGAGGAGTTGGGGGTGGCCGCCGACGCCGACGAGCAGCGCGAGCACGTCGGGCTGCCCTTCCCCGACGACTACGCGTTCCCGATGCGGGCCCTGCCGGCCGCGCGTCTGGACCGCGTGCTCTCGGCCCGCCTCGACGGGCGGCGCGTGAAGGATCCCGTGGCCCGGCGCGAGGTCGAGCTGCGGGTGGTGGGCACCCCGCACGCGCGCAACGGCGTCCCGGATCCCCGGTACGACGCGGGGCGCGGCTACGTGCCGCGCGGCCGGGACGGGCGGCCGGACCCGGACAGCCGGTGTGCGGGCAGTGCCAGTTGCATCCCGCACTGCCCCTCGTACGCGAAGTACACCCCGCTCAAGACGCAGGGACGCTGGAGCGCGACCGTCACGCTCCGGGACCGGTCCGTGGTGAGCCGGGTCCTCGTCGACGCGGGCGGGCGGGCCACGGGCGTGGAGTACCGCTCGTACGACGGGAGGGCGTCCGTCGCGCACGCCGACGTCGTGGTGCTCGCCGCGCACGCCGTGGAGAACGCCCGGCTGCTGCTGCTCTCCGGGCTCGCCGACCGCAGCGGCCAGGTCGGCCGCAACCTGATGGACCATCCGGTCCTGCTGACGTGGGGCCTGCTGCCCGAGGACGCCGGGCCCTACCGGGGCCCCGGCTCGGTCTCCGGCTTCGAGGGCTTCCGTGCGGGCCCCGCGCGCCGCCTGCGGGCGCCGTTCCGCGTCGAGTTCGGGACGTGGGGCTGGATCTGGGCGAAGGGACCCGTCGACACGGACGTGCACCACTTCCTCACCGAACGGGGCCTCATCGGGGCGGAGTTGCGGCGGGCGGTCGGTGACCGGATCCGCCGTCAGTTCACCCTTCAGTTCGAGATGGAGCAGAGCGCCGACCCCGCGAACCGGGTCACCCTCCACCCGCACGAGCGCGATGCGCTGGGCCTGCCCCGCCCCCTCGTCACGTACGACCTCGACGAGCACGTGCGTGAGGGGATGGTGGCGGCCCGGGCGGTCTCGGACCAGATCTTCGAGCTGCTCGGCGCAGAGGACCACACCGACTACGCACCGGTGGCGGCCTGGCCGGGGCGCTTCGAGCACGGCGGCCGCACGTACGGATACCGCGGGGCCGGCCATGCCGCCGGCACCCACATCATGGGCGACTCCCCCGCCACCTCGGTGGTGGACGGCCGGCAACGCTGCTGGGACCACCCCGGTCTGTACGCGGTCGGCTGCGGCAGCATGCCCTCGGTGGCCACCTCCAACCCGACGCTGACCATGGCCGCGCTCGCACTGCGCAGCGCGGAGCACATCGAGGCGGACCTGGCGTCCCGCGACCGCCCGGTGTCCCTCGATCCTCCTCCGCCGCCTTCCGTGACCAGCGAGACATCACCGACCTCCCGAGGAGCCTCCGCATGA
- a CDS encoding choice-of-anchor A family protein, producing the protein MAPALMLGPAASIALAAPLPGGLGPCVPGDCPDDFPEIDNGDIAGRDKAINIFVGEDFLVRGRAAEAEGRVVVLDDFDQNKDAEAGGNYNLGIVGVGSRVPPPDGSDFLTTGGGVTVAAGQTLDTKGGIETEQGIVRHAGPVSGTVTGTLVEDANAVAPYAGLRDQLTAASRCYARVDGQPRTPTGTAENQGGQTLFTGDGRSQLQVFNVEFNLTTPSGQQQGIVFANIPDTATVLVNVLGPNRTLSTYSGGIDDDTDPLNAYRERLLWNFPDATSVNLSGTGQFQGSFLIGEQSSSTTVTLPGINGRFFTTGSLTHTSAATGGGGQEFHAYPFNGDLPNCDGTNTVTGEVRVVKTDVESGEVLRGASFQLWEETNGVLGLQTSGPDPDTVVGGPCTTDAEGVCERTVETGTYYWQETDAPDGYDLPTSPVFGPLELTQENAAAGVSVTASNSRTPVSPGTGSVKLLKSDADSRLPLRGATFELWEETNGRTGLQTGGTDPDTRVGTPCTTGVAGLCSFDELDNGTYYLRETAVPDGYVLPADPVTGPYVVSGDQKVVLARLDNSRADEPCEDGGYGDQGYGDQGYGDQGYGDCPGGKGRTGKA; encoded by the coding sequence GTGGCACCCGCGCTCATGCTCGGCCCGGCTGCGTCCATCGCGCTCGCCGCCCCCCTTCCCGGTGGGCTCGGCCCCTGTGTCCCCGGGGACTGCCCCGACGACTTCCCCGAGATCGACAACGGCGACATCGCCGGGCGTGACAAGGCGATCAACATCTTCGTGGGGGAGGACTTCCTCGTCCGTGGCCGGGCGGCCGAGGCCGAAGGACGGGTCGTGGTCCTGGACGACTTCGACCAGAACAAGGACGCGGAGGCCGGCGGCAACTACAACCTCGGCATCGTCGGCGTCGGATCCCGAGTGCCCCCGCCCGACGGATCGGACTTCCTCACCACCGGCGGAGGCGTCACCGTCGCCGCGGGCCAGACCCTCGACACGAAGGGCGGCATCGAGACGGAGCAGGGGATCGTCCGTCACGCGGGCCCGGTCTCGGGCACGGTGACCGGCACCCTCGTCGAGGACGCGAACGCCGTCGCGCCGTACGCCGGGCTTCGCGACCAGCTCACCGCCGCCAGCCGCTGCTACGCCCGGGTCGACGGCCAACCGAGGACGCCCACCGGCACGGCGGAGAACCAGGGCGGCCAGACGCTCTTCACCGGTGACGGACGTTCGCAACTCCAGGTCTTCAACGTCGAATTCAACCTCACGACCCCGTCCGGGCAGCAGCAGGGCATCGTCTTCGCGAACATCCCCGACACGGCGACGGTCCTCGTCAACGTCCTCGGCCCCAACCGTACGCTCAGCACCTACAGCGGCGGCATCGACGACGACACGGACCCGCTGAACGCCTACCGCGAGCGACTGCTGTGGAACTTCCCGGACGCCACCTCGGTGAACCTGTCCGGCACCGGACAGTTCCAGGGAAGCTTCCTCATCGGGGAGCAGTCGTCGAGCACGACGGTCACCCTGCCCGGCATCAACGGCCGGTTCTTCACCACGGGGTCCCTCACCCACACCAGCGCCGCCACGGGCGGCGGCGGCCAGGAGTTCCACGCCTACCCGTTCAACGGCGACCTTCCGAACTGCGACGGGACCAACACGGTCACCGGTGAGGTGCGGGTGGTGAAGACGGACGTGGAGTCGGGTGAGGTGCTGCGGGGGGCTTCGTTCCAGCTGTGGGAGGAGACGAACGGTGTGCTGGGTCTGCAGACGAGCGGCCCGGACCCCGACACCGTGGTCGGTGGTCCCTGCACCACCGACGCGGAGGGTGTCTGTGAGCGGACGGTGGAGACGGGGACGTACTACTGGCAGGAGACGGATGCTCCTGACGGGTACGACCTTCCGACGTCGCCGGTCTTCGGGCCGCTGGAGCTGACCCAGGAGAACGCGGCGGCGGGGGTGTCCGTCACGGCGTCCAACAGCCGCACGCCGGTCTCGCCCGGTACCGGCTCGGTCAAGCTCCTCAAGTCCGACGCGGACAGCCGTCTGCCTCTCAGGGGCGCGACGTTCGAGCTGTGGGAGGAGACCAACGGGCGCACCGGATTGCAGACGGGTGGCACTGACCCCGACACCCGGGTCGGGACTCCGTGCACCACCGGCGTCGCGGGCCTGTGCTCCTTCGACGAGCTGGACAACGGCACCTACTACCTGAGGGAGACCGCCGTCCCGGACGGCTACGTCCTGCCCGCCGATCCGGTCACGGGACCCTACGTCGTCAGCGGTGACCAGAAGGTCGTGCTGGCCAGGCTGGACAACAGCCGAGCCGACGAACCCTGCGAGGACGGGGGATACGGCGACCAGGGGTACGGGGACCAGGGATACGGCGACCAGGGGTACGGCGACTGCCCCGGCGGCAAGGGCCGTACCGGCAAAGCCTGA